In Electrophorus electricus isolate fEleEle1 chromosome 14, fEleEle1.pri, whole genome shotgun sequence, a single window of DNA contains:
- the insyn2a gene encoding inhibitory synaptic factor 2A, whose amino-acid sequence MVSKEVGKRMLTNSESDSEAAPSMALEVKNSSDGSRQVRKRNKALQVRFKDICEAQSEQAAAQGATHAPYKSAYRKYMTVPARRSIPNVTKSTGVQTSPDLRKRYQTFPLERKKSHTVKHAAATESYKDQDDGFVVDVKRAKAAEGGGPSGPSCSVRKTRALPHTRECVATIEHHPRRTDCADRTRPDGEEPDYQVCAVRSKHRKSGQRDLDSPDQPGKRQLLNSEDRGGVGGGALLDPASKVTGPIAWNSLTQVECLESPSARSKRKQQQLQLNGLQVQTLPRTGCTTQAQCHSGMLSARPLQAMEEAAASVAAAPVAMPAPSCEGGTRVGTLQVDSETCKQIVPVHQDRDVKAQLQAMESMISSSQETIKVLLGVIQELEKGEALREGLSYRTGQDTANCDTCRNSACIIYSVELDFKQQEDKLQPLMKKLCSAEDTPFTSLPYPQEAFSSTPKRKSKVEAKKHARWKLWFL is encoded by the exons ATGGTGAGCAAAGAGGTTGGCAAACGCATGCTCACCAACTCTGAGTCAGACTCGGAGGCGGCGCCCTCTATGGCCCTGGAGGTGAAAAATTCGTCAGACGGAAGCCGGCAGGTGCGCAAGCGCAACAAAGCCCTGCAGGTGCGCTTCAAAGACATCTGTGAGGCGCAGAGCGAGCAGGCGGCGGCTCAGGGGGCCACACATGCGCCCTACAAGAGCGCCTACCGCAAGTACATGACGGTGCCCGCACGCAGGTCCATCCCCAACGTCACCAAGAGCACGGGCGTGCAGACATCGCCGGACCTTCGCAAGCGCTACCAGACCTTCCCgctggagaggaagaagagccACACAGTGAAGCACGCTGCCGCAACCGAGAGCTACAAGGACCAGGACGACGGCTTCGTCGTCGACGTCAAGAGGGCAAAGGCAGCCGAGGGGGGCGGCCCTTCGGGGCCGTCTTGCAGCGTGCGGAAGACCAGGGCTCTGCCACACACCAGGGAGTGTGTGGCCACTATAGAGCACCACCCACGGCGGACGGACTGCGCGGACAGGACTCGGCCCGACGGCGAGGAGCCGGACTACCAGGTGTGCGCGGTGCGGAGCAAGCACCGCAAGAGCGGACAGAGGGACCTGGACTCGCCGGACCAGCCAGGCAAGCGGCAGCTGCTCAACTCCGAGGACAGGGGCGGTGTCGGGGGAGGGGCCCTGCTGGACCCCGCCTCCAAGGTGACGGGGCCTATAGCGTGGAACTCGCTGACGCAGGTGGAGTGCCTGGAGAGCCCATCAGCACGCAGCAAGCgcaagcagcagcagctgcagctgaaCGGGTTGCAGGTGCAGACGCTGCCCCGGACAGGCTGCACTACACAGGCGCAGTGCCACAGCGGGATGCTCTCCGCCCGGCCCCTGCAGGCCATGGAGGAGGCGGCGGCCTCCGTCGCCGCGGCACCCGTCGCCATGCCGGCACCCTCGTGCGAGGGTGGGACAAGGGTGGGAACTCTGCAGGTGGACAGCGAGACCTGCAAGCAGATCGTGCCTGTCCATCAGGACCGGGACGTAAAAGCACAGCTGCAGGCCATGGAGAGCATGATCAGCTCGAGTCAGGAAACCATAAAGGTTCTGCTAGGAGTTATTCAGGAGCTGGAAAAAGGAGAAGCACTGCGAGAAGG TCTCTCCTATCGGACCGGGCAGGACACGGCCAACTGCGACACATGCCGGAACAGCGCATGCATTATTTACAG tGTGGAGCTGGACTTTAAGCAGCAGGAGGACAAGTTGCAGCCTCTGATGAAGAAGCTGTGCTCAGCAGAGGACACTCCCTTCACTTCACTGCCTTACCCCCAGGAGGCGTTCTCTTCAACACCCAAGCGCAAGTCCAAAGTCGAGGCTAAAAAGCATGCGCGCTGGAAACTCTGGTTCCTCtga